The Herbaspirillum sp. RTI4 genome has a segment encoding these proteins:
- a CDS encoding phosphate/phosphite/phosphonate ABC transporter substrate-binding protein, with protein MRGFQTAVISILFAGCAFTDTAIAAPDALPVVTVGIVPQQSPDVLAKAWEPILHFLSEKSGMPLRFATAKDISTFEQRLEKGEYDIAYMNPYHYTVFHRSPGYLVFAKEKDLKLKGIVVVRKDGNYSDIKQLQGKTLAFPGPTSFAATMLPQAEFRTRGISVESRYVSSHDSVYLGVVRGLFDAGGGVVKTFDNIRPELRDQLKILWSTKEYTPHAFAAHPRMPKETVRRLQEAMMTMEADPEGARLLQTIGFKGISAAQDKEYDAVRHLNIQPQAATR; from the coding sequence ATGCGCGGATTTCAGACCGCTGTGATCAGCATCCTGTTCGCAGGATGCGCTTTCACAGACACGGCGATAGCGGCACCTGATGCCTTACCGGTCGTTACTGTCGGCATCGTCCCGCAACAGTCACCCGATGTACTGGCCAAGGCCTGGGAACCGATCCTGCATTTCCTGAGCGAAAAGAGCGGCATGCCTTTGCGTTTCGCTACGGCAAAAGATATTTCGACTTTCGAGCAGCGGCTTGAAAAAGGTGAATACGATATTGCCTACATGAATCCTTACCATTACACCGTGTTCCATCGCTCGCCGGGCTATCTGGTTTTCGCGAAAGAAAAAGACCTCAAACTCAAAGGTATCGTCGTCGTTCGCAAGGATGGCAATTATTCCGATATCAAGCAGCTTCAGGGCAAGACCCTTGCCTTTCCCGGCCCGACCTCCTTCGCCGCGACCATGCTGCCTCAGGCTGAATTCCGTACGCGTGGTATCTCCGTTGAGTCGCGCTATGTTTCTTCGCACGATTCCGTTTACCTCGGTGTCGTACGCGGCCTGTTTGACGCGGGGGGCGGCGTTGTCAAAACCTTCGACAACATTCGTCCCGAGCTGCGCGATCAACTGAAAATTCTCTGGTCGACGAAGGAATACACGCCGCACGCTTTTGCCGCGCATCCACGCATGCCGAAGGAAACTGTGCGACGTCTGCAGGAAGCAATGATGACAATGGAAGCCGATCCTGAAGGGGCCAGACTTTTGCAAACAATTGGCTTCAAGGGTATCTCTGCCGCACAAGACAAGGAATATGACGCGGTTCGACATCTGAATATCCAACCGCAAGCAGCCACCAGATGA
- a CDS encoding methyl-accepting chemotaxis protein: MNIHHLKVSTRLALGFSLVFVFLAAITLMSVWNLQRVGTLTDTMVNQDMAKERLVRAWSSAIQLNGSRTVTIVESVDTQVHKTLQTAIKATSQDISVLQKQLDTFAKTPEETKLLADVAVLRTRYSAIRALLLKEKNTSDDGARLMEKTDFQPALNAYLASLDLLIAEQAKSITNSAGNVSAMFRFAQGTISGLGLLALLIGITAAALIARSLKRQLGGEPGDAANIANSIAAGNLSVPIHLLPNDRSSLLFALASMRDQLAVVVTRIRTGAHNMATSSNEIAAGNMDLSTRTEQQAGSLEETASAMEQLTSTVKQNADNARQASQLASSASVVAVEGGAAVARIIDTMEAINHSARKIVDIISVIDGIAFQTNILALNAAVEAARAGEQGRGFAVVASEVRSLAQRSAAAAKEIKTLIGDSVNKADAGSLLVKQTGGTINEVVASVKRVTDIVGEISQASQEQSNGIEEVNRAITQMDEVTQQNAALVEQAAAAASSMQEQAEELSQAVSVFNLDEHATGQSIKRPTASPRAGSRQIRDITPSSTPLLVS; the protein is encoded by the coding sequence ATGAATATCCATCACCTGAAAGTAAGCACACGCCTTGCTTTAGGGTTTTCCCTTGTTTTTGTTTTCCTTGCTGCCATCACGCTGATGAGTGTCTGGAACCTCCAACGCGTTGGCACACTCACTGACACCATGGTCAATCAGGACATGGCCAAGGAACGTCTGGTACGGGCCTGGAGTTCTGCTATTCAGCTCAACGGCTCCAGAACGGTGACGATTGTTGAATCGGTAGACACACAAGTACACAAAACACTGCAAACCGCGATCAAGGCAACATCGCAGGACATCAGCGTGCTGCAAAAGCAACTCGATACGTTTGCCAAAACGCCTGAAGAAACGAAGCTGCTGGCCGACGTTGCCGTATTGCGCACACGCTACAGCGCGATACGCGCCCTGCTATTGAAAGAAAAAAATACCAGCGACGACGGCGCGCGTTTGATGGAGAAGACCGATTTTCAACCTGCACTCAATGCCTATCTGGCCAGCCTTGACCTGTTGATCGCAGAACAGGCGAAGTCCATTACCAATAGCGCCGGGAATGTCAGCGCCATGTTCCGTTTTGCACAAGGAACCATTAGCGGCCTGGGACTATTGGCGCTTCTGATTGGCATTACGGCGGCGGCACTGATTGCGCGCAGCCTGAAACGCCAGCTCGGCGGCGAACCCGGCGATGCGGCAAACATCGCCAACAGCATCGCGGCCGGCAATCTTTCGGTACCTATTCATTTGCTGCCGAACGATCGCAGCAGTCTTCTGTTCGCACTGGCATCGATGCGCGATCAATTGGCTGTTGTAGTAACCCGCATCCGTACCGGCGCGCACAACATGGCGACCTCATCGAACGAGATTGCGGCAGGAAACATGGACTTATCGACGCGCACCGAACAGCAAGCCGGCTCGCTGGAAGAAACCGCCTCTGCCATGGAACAACTCACCTCCACCGTCAAGCAAAACGCCGACAATGCCCGCCAGGCCAGCCAGCTGGCGAGTTCGGCATCCGTCGTGGCAGTCGAAGGTGGTGCGGCGGTAGCGCGCATCATCGACACAATGGAGGCCATCAACCATTCCGCACGCAAGATCGTCGACATCATCAGCGTGATTGACGGCATTGCTTTTCAGACCAACATTCTTGCCTTGAATGCCGCAGTGGAAGCCGCACGCGCCGGCGAACAGGGCCGCGGATTTGCCGTGGTCGCCAGTGAGGTACGTTCGCTGGCGCAACGCTCCGCCGCTGCCGCAAAGGAAATCAAAACACTGATCGGCGACTCGGTCAACAAAGCCGATGCCGGATCGCTGCTCGTTAAACAGACCGGCGGCACGATCAATGAAGTGGTCGCCAGCGTCAAGCGCGTCACCGATATCGTGGGCGAAATCAGTCAGGCCAGTCAGGAACAGAGCAACGGCATTGAAGAGGTCAATCGCGCCATTACGCAAATGGATGAAGTCACGCAGCAAAATGCAGCGCTGGTGGAACAAGCGGCGGCTGCCGCATCATCGATGCAGGAACAGGCAGAAGAACTCTCGCAAGCCGTCAGTGTTTTCAATCTGGATGAACATGCCACCGGACAGTCCATCAAAAGGCCCACCGCAAGCCCTCGCGCCGGATCGAGACAAATCCGCGATATCACACCCTCTTCAACACCACTGCTGGTAAGCTAA
- a CDS encoding EAL domain-containing protein, with product MPPLNPKHESRPVGCAQCKKKNGLGFDIAFAYQPIVDIHTRSIYAHEALVRGPNGESAYSILSQITEENRYPFDQACRVEAIRGAAELGIQEYLSINFLPNAVYQPEACIRSTFEAATRYNFPIEKIIFEVIEGEKIEDRPHLINIFREYQRFGFRTAIDDFGAGYAGLNLLAEYQPDILKIDMELIRDIDTSKTKQAIVKGIISISEALNVRVLAEGIETAAERDFLRNAGIGLMQGYLFCKPAFRSIGIVDPLSWGE from the coding sequence ATGCCACCGCTTAATCCGAAACATGAGTCCCGGCCGGTTGGCTGCGCGCAGTGCAAAAAAAAGAATGGGCTGGGGTTTGATATTGCGTTTGCTTATCAGCCTATCGTCGATATTCATACCCGCTCGATTTATGCGCACGAAGCACTGGTACGCGGCCCAAATGGCGAATCTGCCTATTCCATTCTTTCCCAGATAACCGAAGAAAATCGATACCCATTCGATCAGGCTTGCAGAGTAGAAGCGATCCGGGGTGCCGCCGAGTTAGGAATACAAGAATACCTGTCGATCAACTTTTTGCCGAATGCCGTCTACCAGCCTGAAGCCTGCATTCGCAGCACGTTTGAAGCGGCCACGCGATACAATTTTCCGATTGAAAAAATCATCTTCGAAGTCATAGAAGGCGAGAAGATAGAAGACCGTCCGCATCTGATCAATATTTTCCGTGAGTATCAGCGGTTTGGTTTTCGCACAGCGATTGATGACTTTGGCGCAGGCTATGCCGGCTTGAATTTGTTGGCGGAGTATCAGCCGGACATTCTCAAAATCGATATGGAATTGATCCGCGATATCGATACCAGCAAGACCAAGCAAGCGATCGTCAAGGGCATTATCTCCATCAGCGAGGCTCTGAATGTGCGGGTGCTTGCCGAAGGAATCGAAACCGCCGCGGAACGGGATTTTCTGCGCAATGCAGGAATCGGCCTGATGCAAGGCTATTTGTTTTGCAAACCGGCGTTCCGCTCGATTGGCATCGTGGACCCCTTATCCTGGGGGGAATGA
- a CDS encoding LysE family translocator has protein sequence MHFIISVVSVLGVLLIGVISPGPSFVLVAQTSVGASRRAGIAAALGMGVGATSLAALAILGLHALLASVPWLFVLFKTCSGVYLIYLAIRIWKAASKPLTIAPLAMNASQSRHFFMALGTMLTNPKAAVQYGIIFAALLPHEVPLILILTLLPLIFLLEAGWYTTVALILSSVVPRRAYLKCKKWIDRFAGGVLGLLGLKLIASTS, from the coding sequence ATGCATTTTATTATTTCAGTAGTCAGCGTTCTGGGCGTTCTGCTCATCGGCGTCATCAGCCCCGGCCCGAGTTTTGTGCTGGTTGCGCAGACCTCTGTCGGCGCATCGCGGCGCGCCGGCATTGCAGCGGCATTGGGCATGGGAGTGGGTGCGACATCGCTGGCAGCGCTGGCCATATTGGGATTGCACGCTCTGTTAGCCAGCGTGCCGTGGCTGTTTGTTTTATTTAAAACATGCAGCGGTGTGTATCTGATCTATCTGGCGATACGGATCTGGAAAGCGGCCAGCAAACCGCTGACAATCGCTCCCCTGGCGATGAATGCCAGCCAGTCGCGACATTTTTTCATGGCGCTGGGCACCATGCTCACCAATCCCAAAGCCGCGGTGCAATACGGCATCATCTTCGCTGCGCTTCTGCCGCACGAAGTGCCGCTGATTCTTATTCTGACTTTATTGCCGCTGATTTTTTTGCTGGAAGCAGGCTGGTACACCACGGTGGCACTGATACTCTCGTCCGTCGTGCCGCGCCGCGCTTATTTGAAATGCAAAAAATGGATAGACAGATTTGCCGGTGGCGTTCTGGGTCTGTTGGGATTGAAACTCATTGCGTCGACGAGCTAG
- a CDS encoding ATP-binding protein → MSFRLKIVLGLVSIQAALLLVLVANNLHFLQKTNDAELTKRAHVTATLFASATKNAVLASDMASLESSVNEALSNPDLVYIRVSDSRGILMQAGDPQALARPFEEDKLIGDVRDGVFDVGANIIVAGSVLGRVEIGISVVSLHLSLLEARNQALTIAALAIAALTLFSYLIGKYLSHRLEALAKGSRQLALGDLGYQISVKGSDELARAARAFNKMSRELLLAESERRLVEAELANYSDSLELLVSKRTKALSETNATLHQTNLELESAHNQILQSEKMASIGQLSAGVAHEINNPIAFVLSNMSSLERYLKQFMQVLAAYEKSDPVLAQFEAHRKEIADIKQAVDLDFLKEDMTDLLAESNAGLMRVKKIVQNLKDFSYFSAGEWQFADIHHGLDSTLEIIANELKYKATVIKAYGELPEVECMAPELNQVFMNLLMNASHAIKEKGEITISTGLEGEGVWIDIADNGGGIPPENLQRIFDPFFTTKPVGLGTGLGLSISYGIIQTHQGRIEVTSEVGSGTRFHIWLPLHQPLRQ, encoded by the coding sequence ATGTCTTTTCGGCTCAAAATTGTTTTGGGCCTGGTGTCAATTCAAGCCGCTCTATTGCTGGTACTGGTGGCAAACAATTTGCATTTCCTGCAAAAAACGAACGATGCAGAACTCACCAAACGAGCTCACGTCACCGCCACCTTGTTTGCCAGCGCCACCAAAAATGCCGTGCTGGCATCCGATATGGCCTCGCTTGAATCCTCCGTGAATGAAGCGCTGAGCAACCCTGACCTGGTTTATATCCGGGTAAGCGACAGCCGGGGAATACTGATGCAGGCCGGCGATCCGCAGGCGCTGGCCCGGCCATTTGAAGAAGACAAGCTGATCGGCGATGTGCGTGATGGCGTCTTCGACGTCGGCGCCAATATCATCGTCGCCGGCAGCGTTCTGGGCCGGGTCGAGATCGGCATTTCTGTTGTTTCTCTCCACTTATCCTTGCTGGAGGCACGCAACCAGGCATTGACCATTGCCGCACTGGCCATTGCCGCGCTTACCTTGTTCTCCTATCTGATTGGGAAATATCTCAGCCATCGCCTTGAGGCCCTGGCCAAAGGCTCGCGGCAACTCGCTCTTGGCGACCTGGGTTATCAGATTTCGGTGAAGGGGTCTGATGAACTGGCTCGGGCGGCACGCGCTTTTAACAAGATGTCGCGAGAGCTGCTATTGGCTGAATCCGAACGCCGGCTTGTCGAGGCAGAGCTGGCAAATTACAGCGATAGTCTTGAGCTGCTGGTATCGAAGCGCACCAAGGCGCTCTCAGAAACCAACGCCACACTGCATCAAACCAATCTGGAACTGGAGAGCGCGCACAATCAGATTCTGCAATCTGAAAAAATGGCGTCCATTGGTCAACTGTCTGCCGGCGTGGCGCACGAGATCAACAATCCGATTGCCTTTGTGCTTTCCAATATGAGCAGCCTGGAACGCTACCTGAAGCAATTTATGCAGGTTCTTGCTGCCTACGAAAAAAGCGACCCGGTGCTGGCGCAGTTTGAGGCGCATCGCAAAGAAATTGCCGACATCAAGCAAGCAGTGGATCTGGATTTCCTCAAGGAAGACATGACCGATCTGTTGGCAGAATCGAATGCAGGGTTGATGCGCGTAAAGAAGATCGTGCAAAACCTGAAAGATTTTTCCTACTTCAGCGCAGGGGAGTGGCAGTTTGCGGATATTCATCATGGCCTCGACAGCACCCTGGAGATCATCGCCAACGAGCTGAAATACAAGGCTACCGTAATCAAGGCCTATGGCGAACTGCCCGAAGTGGAATGCATGGCGCCGGAATTAAATCAGGTATTTATGAATCTGCTCATGAATGCCAGCCATGCCATTAAGGAAAAAGGCGAAATTACTATTTCTACCGGACTGGAAGGTGAGGGGGTCTGGATTGATATTGCGGACAACGGCGGCGGCATCCCCCCTGAAAACCTGCAACGTATCTTCGATCCGTTTTTTACGACCAAGCCGGTGGGATTAGGCACCGGGCTGGGTTTGTCGATTTCCTACGGCATCATTCAAACGCATCAGGGCCGGATCGAAGTCACCAGCGAAGTCGGGTCCGGTACCCGGTTTCATATCTGGCTGCCATTACATCAGCCACTGCGGCAATAA
- the trmB gene encoding tRNA (guanosine(46)-N7)-methyltransferase TrmB has translation MSDTENPAAKAMFYDPTVHRIRSFVTRAGRLSIAQGRAIEELGPRFCIPYVKQPLDLAQTFGRTAPVILEIGFGMGETSATISAGMPEKDFIGVEVHTPGVGSLLKLIGEMDLQNQRIIQHDAFEVLTHMITPGTLAGVHVFFPDPWHKARHNKRRLIQGPLVTLLASRLAPGAYLHCATDWQEYAEQMLEVLSAEPALANTAADYAPRPDYRPVTKFENRGLRLGHGVWDLVFSKRA, from the coding sequence ATGTCAGATACCGAAAATCCCGCCGCCAAGGCCATGTTCTACGACCCCACCGTGCATCGCATTCGCAGTTTCGTGACGCGCGCCGGGCGTTTGTCGATAGCGCAGGGACGAGCGATTGAAGAGCTGGGGCCGCGCTTTTGCATTCCCTACGTCAAGCAGCCGCTGGATCTGGCGCAGACTTTCGGGCGCACTGCACCGGTAATACTGGAAATCGGTTTTGGCATGGGAGAAACCAGCGCCACTATTTCGGCCGGTATGCCGGAGAAGGATTTCATCGGCGTCGAAGTGCATACGCCGGGTGTGGGCAGCCTGCTCAAACTCATCGGCGAAATGGATTTGCAGAACCAGCGCATCATTCAACACGATGCCTTCGAAGTACTGACTCACATGATTACTCCCGGCACGCTGGCTGGTGTGCATGTATTTTTTCCCGATCCGTGGCACAAGGCGCGGCATAACAAGCGCCGCCTGATACAGGGTCCGCTGGTGACGCTGCTGGCGTCCCGCCTCGCGCCCGGTGCTTATCTGCATTGTGCGACCGACTGGCAAGAGTATGCGGAACAAATGCTGGAAGTGCTCAGTGCTGAACCGGCCCTCGCCAACACGGCCGCTGACTACGCGCCGCGTCCCGATTACCGGCCGGTGACGAAGTTCGAGAATCGCGGCCTGCGGCTCGGACATGGGGTGTGGGATCTGGTGTTTAGCAAGCGGGCGTAA
- a CDS encoding sugar dehydrogenase complex small subunit, translating to MMNTSDPAAATITPSPNAARRLLLTSILAGYACSFLTIPSVLAAPDNAQKLPPAFLNVSRFLTGHAVLDMSQAMRLYAALLTNNASFDTEMSQLADFIAQNKSDPLTLQLALDEAKAPFAKLPALIATAWFVGVVGGGKTARCITYETSLMHVAVADRLRPPSYAYGPYGSWSRNPQTVTLTAA from the coding sequence ATGATGAATACCTCCGATCCTGCTGCTGCGACGATCACTCCTTCGCCCAATGCTGCGCGTCGCTTGTTGTTGACAAGCATTCTTGCCGGCTACGCTTGTTCCTTTCTCACGATTCCTTCCGTCCTCGCTGCACCGGATAATGCGCAAAAATTGCCGCCTGCCTTCCTGAATGTGTCGCGCTTTCTGACCGGGCACGCGGTACTCGATATGTCGCAGGCCATGCGCCTGTACGCTGCGCTGCTCACGAATAACGCTTCCTTCGATACTGAGATGAGCCAGCTGGCCGACTTTATCGCGCAGAATAAATCCGACCCTCTGACCCTGCAGCTGGCGCTGGACGAAGCCAAAGCACCGTTCGCAAAATTACCGGCGCTGATTGCGACTGCCTGGTTTGTCGGCGTGGTTGGCGGCGGCAAGACCGCGCGCTGCATCACGTACGAAACCAGCCTGATGCATGTCGCCGTCGCTGATCGTCTTCGCCCGCCTAGTTATGCCTACGGACCGTACGGCAGCTGGAGCCGCAATCCACAGACAGTCACACTGACTGCCGCTTGA
- a CDS encoding 2-hydroxyacid dehydrogenase, protein MKPLLLILIDVREAGRTAIEEKFNIVYAPDARQHSAIIAEHGSEVTVVLTNGAVGLSATAIDALPKLTLICALGVGVENIDAEHARSRQIEVANGAGTNDDCVADHALALLLAAVRNLIPADRACRAGIWRDALPFQPHLSGMRLGILGLGAIGSKIALRGAAFGMTPGYFSRTRRSDVNYDYFSSAIELATWADCLVVATPGGAATRHLIGSAELHALGVQGYLVNIARGSVVDTAALAQALKNRIIAGAGIDVYESEPLPPAELIGLDNVVLTPHVGGQSPQAIAASVQKFLDNAEHHHTGRAAQIAVQGTLCNDQ, encoded by the coding sequence ATGAAACCACTCCTCCTGATTCTGATCGACGTGCGCGAAGCGGGCCGCACCGCGATCGAAGAAAAATTCAATATCGTTTATGCGCCGGATGCCCGGCAGCACAGCGCCATCATTGCAGAGCATGGAAGTGAAGTGACGGTCGTGCTGACGAATGGCGCCGTCGGCCTGTCCGCTACAGCGATCGACGCCTTGCCCAAACTGACGCTGATCTGCGCTCTGGGAGTCGGCGTGGAAAATATTGATGCCGAACACGCCCGCAGTCGTCAGATCGAAGTGGCCAATGGCGCCGGCACCAACGACGATTGCGTGGCCGATCATGCGCTGGCGCTGTTGCTGGCAGCGGTGCGCAATCTGATACCGGCCGACCGCGCCTGCCGCGCTGGTATCTGGCGCGACGCGTTGCCGTTCCAGCCGCACCTGTCCGGCATGCGGCTTGGCATACTTGGGCTGGGTGCGATCGGCAGCAAAATTGCCCTGCGCGGGGCAGCCTTCGGCATGACGCCTGGCTACTTCAGCCGTACGCGTCGCAGCGACGTCAATTACGATTATTTTTCCAGTGCGATCGAACTGGCGACCTGGGCCGACTGTCTGGTGGTCGCCACGCCGGGCGGTGCGGCTACCCGCCATCTGATCGGCAGCGCCGAACTCCACGCTTTGGGCGTACAAGGCTATCTGGTCAATATTGCTCGCGGTAGTGTGGTCGATACCGCCGCGCTGGCGCAGGCGCTCAAGAACAGGATCATTGCCGGTGCCGGGATTGATGTGTATGAAAGCGAGCCGCTACCGCCAGCCGAACTGATCGGACTGGACAATGTGGTGCTGACACCGCATGTCGGAGGGCAATCACCGCAAGCGATTGCGGCTTCGGTGCAGAAATTTCTCGACAACGCCGAACATCACCATACCGGACGCGCCGCGCAGATTGCGGTGCAGGGGACCTTGTGTAACGACCAGTAA
- a CDS encoding GMC family oxidoreductase translates to MSDPLSADVVVIGSGIVGALAAHRLALQGASVLILEAGPRVSRGRIVENFRNSPRKNDFMSPYPPSALAPHPVYQPVDNEYLEQAGPYPYKAEYIRMVGGTTWHWAAQAWRVLPNDLRIKTLYGVGRDWPISYDDLEPFYYEAEVKMGVSGAPNTGSPRNKPFPMLPVAESFLQQRFRERLAPGGYEVVENTTARNSRAYDGRPACCGNNNCMPICPIDAQYHGGLAADAAEKAGARLVANAVVYRIEHDESGRIVAVHYYDADKLSHRVTGKTFILAANGIESPKLLLLSASDKFKNGLANSSGSVGHNLMDHPSNGLVFDADEDLWPGRGPMSPASINSLRDGAFRSEHAAFRIDIANSSQVLSVTQNLIAKGVYGAELERQIRQNAARQCSIKNVLEVLPNPENRIVLSDKKDALGIPRPRVHYQLDEYVHRGMLVAREEYTRIAQLMGGTNLRYSADGVYGNNQHITGTMSMGSDPTDSVVDGFGRTHDHPNLYIASTGVMPTAATVNSTLTAVAIALRSAEHIHANA, encoded by the coding sequence ATGTCTGATCCATTGTCCGCCGATGTCGTTGTCATCGGCTCGGGAATCGTTGGTGCGCTCGCCGCACATCGTCTGGCGCTGCAAGGCGCGTCCGTACTGATACTGGAAGCCGGGCCGCGCGTTAGTCGTGGCCGCATCGTGGAAAATTTCCGTAACTCACCACGCAAAAACGATTTCATGTCGCCGTACCCACCGTCGGCTCTGGCACCCCATCCTGTGTATCAGCCGGTGGATAACGAATATCTGGAGCAAGCCGGACCTTATCCCTACAAAGCGGAATACATCCGCATGGTGGGTGGCACAACCTGGCATTGGGCGGCGCAAGCCTGGCGCGTATTGCCAAACGATTTGCGCATCAAGACTTTGTACGGCGTCGGTCGCGACTGGCCGATTTCTTACGATGATCTGGAACCGTTTTATTACGAGGCCGAAGTCAAGATGGGCGTGTCCGGCGCACCGAACACTGGTTCGCCGCGCAATAAACCCTTCCCGATGCTGCCGGTAGCGGAATCGTTTTTGCAACAGCGCTTCCGCGAACGACTGGCACCCGGCGGTTATGAAGTGGTGGAGAACACCACCGCCCGCAACAGTCGCGCCTATGACGGCCGTCCTGCGTGCTGCGGCAACAATAATTGCATGCCGATTTGCCCTATCGATGCGCAGTATCACGGCGGGCTGGCAGCCGACGCAGCGGAAAAGGCTGGTGCCAGATTAGTCGCCAATGCTGTGGTTTATCGTATCGAACACGACGAGAGCGGCCGCATCGTCGCCGTCCATTACTACGACGCGGACAAGCTTTCGCATCGCGTCACCGGCAAGACCTTCATTCTCGCCGCCAACGGCATCGAGAGCCCGAAACTGCTGTTGCTGTCGGCCAGCGACAAATTCAAGAACGGCCTTGCCAACAGTTCCGGCAGCGTCGGCCACAATCTGATGGACCATCCGAGTAACGGACTGGTGTTCGACGCCGACGAGGACCTGTGGCCGGGCCGGGGACCGATGAGCCCCGCGTCGATCAATTCACTGCGCGACGGTGCGTTCCGTTCCGAACATGCAGCGTTCCGCATCGATATTGCCAATTCCTCGCAAGTGTTGTCGGTCACGCAAAATCTGATTGCCAAGGGCGTCTATGGCGCGGAGCTGGAACGGCAGATCCGCCAGAATGCGGCGCGTCAATGCAGCATCAAGAATGTGCTGGAAGTCTTGCCGAATCCGGAAAACCGCATCGTCCTGAGCGACAAAAAAGATGCGCTCGGTATTCCACGGCCGCGTGTGCATTATCAGCTCGACGAGTACGTACACCGTGGCATGCTGGTGGCGCGCGAAGAATACACGCGCATTGCGCAATTGATGGGCGGTACCAATCTGCGCTATTCAGCCGATGGGGTGTACGGCAACAATCAGCACATTACCGGCACCATGAGCATGGGTAGCGACCCCACCGATTCGGTAGTCGATGGTTTTGGCCGTACGCACGATCACCCGAATCTGTATATCGCCAGCACCGGCGTCATGCCGACTGCGGCGACGGTGAATTCAACCCTGACCGCCGTGGCCATTGCGCTGCGTTCTGCGGA